A region of Centropristis striata isolate RG_2023a ecotype Rhode Island chromosome 17, C.striata_1.0, whole genome shotgun sequence DNA encodes the following proteins:
- the syt4 gene encoding synaptotagmin-4 has product MAPIVEEGAQLVAVPVGVAVVSVFGLVFTVSAFAWICCQRKNTKSQKTPPYKFVHMLKGVDIYPESLSGKKKFAAPASTTTNDTSKTDVNGNCHTATPMSPNGTSKLVSSPNGSRPALHLDLEKRDLNGNFTTKPFHHHHQKVRSSPDLELPSPHAGFTQPGVMDRRDLPSPSSTLSSQAPTPAVDKPHGEEKEGGLGTLHFALEYQPERKAFIVHIKEAHGLTPTDEQSLTSDPYIKLTLLPEKKHRVKTRVLRKTLDPAFDETFSFYGIPLARVSELALHFMVLSFDRFSRDEVIGETLVPLSGIDLSEGRVLMSREIIKKNVKKSSARGELLLSLCYQSTTNTLTVVVLKARHLPKTENNGPTDPYVKVNMYQGKKRVCKKKTHVKKCSPNPVFNELFVFDLPSDEGLRDTSVELLLLDSDTGNSRCPNTVLGRLVLGTSVAGTPGEHWREICDHPRRQIAKWHALSED; this is encoded by the exons TGGCAGTGCCAGTGGGTGTTGCTGTTGTGAGTGTCTTCGGCCTTGTCTTCACTGTGTCAGCCTTTGCATGGATCTGTTGCCAGCGTAAAAACACCAAATCCCAGAAGACACCTCCCTACAAGTTCGTGCACATGCTCAAAGGGGTCGACATCTACCCAGAGAGCCTCAGCGGCAAGAAGAAGTTTGCTGCACCTGCTTCCACGACAACTAACGACACCAGTAAAACTGATGTTAATGGAAACTGCCACACTGCGACGCCAATGAGTCCAAATGGCACCAGTAAACTGGTGTCAAGTCCAAACGGTTCTAGACCGGCTCTTCATCTGGATCTGGAGAAACGGGATCTGAATGGCAACTTTACCACCAAACCATTTCATCATCACCACCAGAAGGTGCGCAGCTCCCCAGACCTGGAGCTGCCTTCTCCTCATGCAGGGTTCACCCAACCTGGAGTGATGGACCGCCGTGACCTCCCTTCCCCGTCCAGCACCCTCTCCAGCCAGGCGCCCACCCCGGCTGTGGACAAGCCCCacggagaggagaaggagggcgGACTAGGAACCCTCCATTTCGCCCTGGAATACCAACCAGAGAGGAAAGCATTCATTGTCCATATCAAG GAAGCCCACGGCCTGACCCCAACTGATGAACAGtcgctgacctctgacccttaCATCAAGCTGACCCTGCTCCCAGAGAAGAAGCACAGGGTGAAGACCAGAGTCCTGAGGAAGACCCTGGACCCCGCCTTCGACGAGACTTTCAGCTTCTACGGGATCCCACTGGCCCGAGTGTCGGAGTTGGCCCTTCACTTCATGGTCCTGAGCTTTGATAGATTCTCCCGTGATGAGGTCATAGGCGAGACCCTTGTACCCTTGTCTGGGATCGACTTATCGGAGGGGCGTGTCTTGATGAGCAGAGAGATCATCAAGAAGAATGTCAAG AAGTCCTCAGCCCGAGGCGAGCTCCTGCTCTCCCTCTGTTACCAGTCCACCACCAACACTCTGACTGTGGTTGTCCTCAAAGCTCGCCACCTGCCCAAGACTGAAAACAATGGACCTACAG ATCCGTATGTCAAGGTTAACATGTACCAAGGGAAGAAGCGTGTGTGCAAGAAGAAAACCCACGTGAAGAAGTGCTCTCCCAACCCTGTCTTCAACGAGCTCTTTGTCTTTGATCTGCCCTCTGATGAGGGTCTGAGGGACACCAgcgtggagctgctgctgctggactcTGACACAGGCAACTCACGCTGCCCCAACACCGTCCTCGGACGCCTGGTGCTGGGCACGTCGGTGGCAGGCACGCCCGGCGAGCACTGGAGAGAGATCTGCGACCACCCGCGTCGCCAGATTGCCAAGTGGCACGCCTTGTCAGAGGATTAG